In Candidatus Binataceae bacterium, the DNA window GCTTCCCGGAGCTATATCGGCGGCTGACCTTCGCCGGCGCCGAGATCGTGACGGTACCGAGCTGCTTCACCTTCCCCACCGGCGAGGCGCACTGGGAGGCGCTGCTGCGCGCTCGCGCAATCGAGAACCAGGTTTACGTGATCGCGCCCGCGCAATTCGGCCCCAACGTCCACGGTTTCAGCGACTACGGCAACTCGGCGATCGTCGATCCGTGGGGAAGGGTAATCGGCCGCGCCGCCGATCAGGAAGGCGTGGTCGTGGCGCCGATCGACCTCGACTATCTTGCAAAGGTGCGGCGCGAGTTGCCGGCCCTCAGCCATGCTCGCCTGCGCGAAGATCTGGCGACGGCGCGCAGGTGATTTCACGCCGAAGTGCCGACGCGGAGCGCTTGACGGGGCACGGGCGCGGGGGCTAATCAGGCTCTACTTTCGCCCCCCGCCGCCGCGCGGGGCACGACATTTCCGAGGACGTGAGACACACATGGCAGAAGGACCGCTGGCTGGCTTTCGCATCCTTGACTTGACCCAGGTCGTTTCCGGGCCGTTTTGCACGATGATGCTCGGCGACCTCGGCGCTGACGTCATCAAGGTCGAGCCGCCCGAGGGCGACAGCACCCGCCAGATCGGCCGCCCGCGCAAGAACGGCGTCACCGCCTCCTTCCTCAACTTCAACCGCAACAAGCGCAGCGTCGTGATCGATCTGAAGAAGGAACAGGGGCGCGACCTGGTGCGGATGCTGGCGGTGCGCGCCGACGCCATCGTGGAGAACAACCGTCCGGGCGTCGCCGACCGGCTCGGCATTGGCTACGCCGATATCCGCCGCCTCAATCCCAAAATCATCTATTGCTCGATCTGCGGTTTCGGACCGAAGGGACGCTACGCCAACGCCCCCGCCTACGATCCGGTGATCCAGTGCTTCTCGACGATGGCGGCGATCCAGGGGCGGCGCGGCGAGCAGCCGACCGTGGTCAAGATGGCGCTGGCGGACAAGATCAGCGGGATGACCGCGGCGCTCAGCGTCGTCAGCGCGCTGCACGCGGCGCGCAACCGCGGCGTTGGCCAATACATCCGCATCCCGATGGTCGAGGCGATGATGGCATTCACCTGCAACGACACCATGGTCGGCTATACCTTCGTGCCCGAGGACGAGTACAAGCATCAGGCGCCCAAGAGCCAGAGCCTCGACCCGTTCCGGACCAAGGACGGATGGGTTTCGATAGCGCCCTTCACCGACGCTCAGTTCGAGCGCCTATGCATCGGCGTCGGCCATCATGAGTGGTGGACGGATGTGCCCGACCGGACCGAGCGTATCCGCGGCATCCTGCGCGGCCTCGCCCGCGTCCTGCCCGAGCGCACCACGGGCGAGTGGCTCGAAGTGCTCGAGAAGGCCGACGTCCCATGCGGGCGGGTCAACGATTACGAGAGCTTGTTCACCGACGAAGAGGTCGTCGCCAACGAAAACTTCACTCTCTACGAGCATCCC includes these proteins:
- a CDS encoding CoA transferase; its protein translation is MAEGPLAGFRILDLTQVVSGPFCTMMLGDLGADVIKVEPPEGDSTRQIGRPRKNGVTASFLNFNRNKRSVVIDLKKEQGRDLVRMLAVRADAIVENNRPGVADRLGIGYADIRRLNPKIIYCSICGFGPKGRYANAPAYDPVIQCFSTMAAIQGRRGEQPTVVKMALADKISGMTAALSVVSALHAARNRGVGQYIRIPMVEAMMAFTCNDTMVGYTFVPEDEYKHQAPKSQSLDPFRTKDGWVSIAPFTDAQFERLCIGVGHHEWWTDVPDRTERIRGILRGLARVLPERTTGEWLEVLEKADVPCGRVNDYESLFTDEEVVANENFTLYEHPDAGTVRTVNPGPRLSETPARMWRIPPRLGEHTEEVLREVGVERATLEELRSAKVIN